Sequence from the Candidatus Methanoperedens sp. genome:
TGTATGGGCATATGATTTGAACGGGATAACAAATTATCCGACAGTTACCATAGAAGCTACAAAAGGTACACCTACCCATGTGACCTACATAAATAACCTGACACCTGACCTCTACAAGTACCTGACAGTTGACCAGACCCTGCACTGGGCTGACCCGCTTATGAACATGCAAAATATGCCAATGGCGCCATATCAGGGTCCTGTTCCCGTAGTTACGCACCTGCATGGCGGAGAGGTGCCACCACAGGTTGATGGCGGCCCGGACGCATGGTGGACTCCTGACGGGTTACAGGGACACGCATACTTCTCGGAACCTGGAGCAGCAATTAATGCCGCGAAATATACTTATCCTAATGTTCAGGAAAGCACCACGCTGTTTTTCCATGATCATGCCTTGGGCGTCACGCGGCTTAATGTCTTTGCAGGTCTTGTTGGTTTCTATTTCATAAGGGATGCTCTTGAGACCGCAGTAAGTCCTCCCCTTCCTGCTGGTCCCAATGAGATAGAGATGGCAATACAGGACAGGATGTTTGACACCACAGGTCAGTGGTTCTTCCCGGATCTTGGACTGAATCCTACTGTGCATCCTTTCTGGATCCCGGAATTCTTCGGGGATGCAATTGTTGTAAATGGAAAGACCTGGCCATTCCTGGTTGTGCAGCCGCGCAGGTATCGTTTCAGGTTTGTGAATGGCTCAAACGCACGCTTCTATCGCCTTGACCTGGGCTCGAAGCTTGTATTCTGGCAGATAGGAACGGATGGCGGTCTTTTGGATTCTCCCGTGGCTGTCAATCAGCTGCTTCTTGCGCCTGGTGAGCGTGCAGATGTAATCATAGACTTTGCGCCATTCGCAGGGAAGAACATTACGATGACAAACAGCGCCAAGGCACCATTCCCTGCAGGAAAGAACCCGGATCCAAAGACGACTGGCCAGATCATCCAGTTCAGGGTAAGTCCAACACTGGCGCCAGATAGCAGCTTCGATCCAGCAGCAGCAGGTGCGACCCTTCGTAGCCTCGCAAACCAGATTGTGAGGCTCGTGAATCCTCTTACTGGAACCCTGGCCATAAATGTGACTCCCACCAAAAAGCGCCAGCTGACCCTGAACGAGGTCATGGGGCCGCTTGGACCTCTTGAGGTCATACTCAACAACACCAGGTGGACCGGTTTGTGGCCTGGAACAGCGCCAATGTCGCCGCCTCGCGTCAGGACGCTTCCGGGTGGAATAACGGACTTTACGCCGTTTACTGTTGGCGGTGTTACAACATATTACTCTGAAATAGTGCAGGAGGGTACTACAGAAGTGTGGGAAATAATCAACCTTACAAGGGATGCGCATCCGATACATCTCCACCTTGTGCAGTTCCAGATCTTGAACAGGCAGCCTTTTAATAAGACACAGTATCTGGCAGCGTACAATGCATTGTTCCCAGGAGGAACATTCGATGGTGTGCTTTATGCGCCCGGAGCTTATATCCCGGCTTATGGTCCACCCTCAAATTATAACGTGGCGAATGCCGGAGGTTATGTTGGCGGCAACCCGGATATTCTGCCGGCTTTGCAGGGCACACCTATTCCGCCGAATCCCAATGAAGCAGGATGGAAAGATACTGTAGTTGCGTATCCAGGTGAGGTCACACGCATTGCTGTGCGTTTTGCGCCACTTGATAAGCCGATCACAGATCCGAACCTGTATTATCCGTTCAATCCCAATGGGGGGCATGGTTTTGTCTGGCACTGCCACATCATCGACCATGAGGACAATGAGATGATGAGGCCGTATAGTGTAGCACCAGCAACCGTAGCTGCTCCAACAGTGGTTATTACGGCTCCAGCGACAGGAACTGTGAATACAGCTATCACTCTGACTGGCGCTCCAACCTATGCACCAGGATTAACAGGAAATATAGTATGGTCGGGTGTTGATCCGATAACAGGATTACCGATAAGTTTCGTACCGGATATAATAAATCCTAATACTGTTGCATTTACACCCGTTAATACTGGAACATATACAATAACAGCTACGGTCAAAGATAGTCGTGGAAATACCGGCAGTGCGACCGCTACGATTATTGTTGCGTAGATACTCCCTGGAAATCGGTATTGACAGGTAAATGTGTGATACCTGTCAGGGCTGCTTTTGCAGCCCTTTTTTTGAAATAATAGCAATTCTTGCCTCATGGGTAAATCATTTAAGAAGGAAAGAACAATAAAAGAATGAAAATGACTACGGTTGAACTTTATTATTCAGACACCTGCTTAACCTGCCATCAAGTCAGGGCTCTTTTAATGGAAACGCTGCCAAAAACCGTGAAATTCAAAGAGATTAACACATCCTACCCTGAAGGAAAGCAAAAGGCATCCGAACTAAATATTATGTCGGTGCCAACGGTGGCTATCGATAAGGATGTTGTTTTTGTTGGAAGAGTCTCAAAAGAAGAGCTCTTAAAAGAGTTATCTTTGAGAAAGTAATATTTTTTCCTGTATTGATTTTTTAATTAACCAAAAAAAACAGAAAGATATATTTACTATGAGTATAATCATACTCATAACCAAAACGGTGAGGTATAAAATCAAACAGGATGGTGAAAAAATGAGGCGAAGCAGAATTGATATTGTTGTTAGAATATTGGATGTAGCGAAAAATGGGGTAAACAAAACAGCTATCGTTTATAGGTCAAATATTAATTTCACACTGGCAGGGAAATATCTTAACCTGCTGGAAAAACAAGAACTCCTTGAGAACAAATCTGACAAATATATTACAACTGATAAAGGAAAGGTATTTTTACAAAAAGCTAAAGAATTAACTCTGCAACTGGAAGCTCCGATACAGGAGGCTAAAAAAATAATCCCGTGGTTAGAAGTACCCCAGAAAGTTAAAATGAAATCCCAGGCAAGTGAAGCTATATATTTGTAAAAGCCAGAGCTCATTTCTTATCCGACCTGGAAGCATCTCATTGAGATTGAACCGTATTGAAATCCTTCATAAATAAATTTTAACGGGTCATTTTCTTCCTGTAAACCTAATACATATATCATTGGTAAATAATGGTCAAGTGTTGGCACTGCCAGGTATGAACCATTTATATTTTGATATTCAATGAGTTTTTCATGGTTCATATTTATAAGAGCTGATTTTGCTTTTTCATCGAATTCTACAGCCCAATCAAAAGATGTTGAATCAATATTTCGAAAATCAAGAATTCCAAGGTTATGGACAATATTACCACTACCTATGATAAGAACTCCTTTTTCCCTTAAAAACGCAAGTTCTGATGCCAGATTATAATGATATCGTACCGGTTTTGGATGCCATTCATTAAATGTATAATCAAGGCTCATCTCAAAAA
This genomic interval carries:
- a CDS encoding twin-arginine translocation signal domain-containing protein produces the protein MDRRTFLKMAGVAAAAIALNPKMVDTATASTLVPQVPFPGKNILQYVDSLPVFGPAGGLNQIPRVNGNNPVTVTLKPFSQQVLSTGTILAPGVVVGPAAGLTNVWAYDLNGITNYPTVTIEATKGTPTHVTYINNLTPDLYKYLTVDQTLHWADPLMNMQNMPMAPYQGPVPVVTHLHGGEVPPQVDGGPDAWWTPDGLQGHAYFSEPGAAINAAKYTYPNVQESTTLFFHDHALGVTRLNVFAGLVGFYFIRDALETAVSPPLPAGPNEIEMAIQDRMFDTTGQWFFPDLGLNPTVHPFWIPEFFGDAIVVNGKTWPFLVVQPRRYRFRFVNGSNARFYRLDLGSKLVFWQIGTDGGLLDSPVAVNQLLLAPGERADVIIDFAPFAGKNITMTNSAKAPFPAGKNPDPKTTGQIIQFRVSPTLAPDSSFDPAAAGATLRSLANQIVRLVNPLTGTLAINVTPTKKRQLTLNEVMGPLGPLEVILNNTRWTGLWPGTAPMSPPRVRTLPGGITDFTPFTVGGVTTYYSEIVQEGTTEVWEIINLTRDAHPIHLHLVQFQILNRQPFNKTQYLAAYNALFPGGTFDGVLYAPGAYIPAYGPPSNYNVANAGGYVGGNPDILPALQGTPIPPNPNEAGWKDTVVAYPGEVTRIAVRFAPLDKPITDPNLYYPFNPNGGHGFVWHCHIIDHEDNEMMRPYSVAPATVAAPTVVITAPATGTVNTAITLTGAPTYAPGLTGNIVWSGVDPITGLPISFVPDIINPNTVAFTPVNTGTYTITATVKDSRGNTGSATATIIVA
- a CDS encoding transcriptional regulator — its product is MRRSRIDIVVRILDVAKNGVNKTAIVYRSNINFTLAGKYLNLLEKQELLENKSDKYITTDKGKVFLQKAKELTLQLEAPIQEAKKIIPWLEVPQKVKMKSQASEAIYL
- the ygiD gene encoding 4,5-DOPA dioxygenase extradiol, yielding MPVLFIGHGSPMNTILKNDFTDSLIKLGQHLPKPRAILVISAHWLTNGTYVTCMEKPKTIHDFYGFPEELYKIEYPCQGFADGARYLTGSVQKTRIRCNNEWGLDHASWAILKHIYPGADIPVFEMSLDYTFNEWHPKPVRYHYNLASELAFLREKGVLIIGSGNIVHNLGILDFRNIDSTSFDWAVEFDEKAKSALINMNHEKLIEYQNINGSYLAVPTLDHYLPMIYVLGLQEENDPLKFIYEGFQYGSISMRCFQVG